One segment of Anatilimnocola aggregata DNA contains the following:
- a CDS encoding CTP synthase, with the protein MTKHIFVTGGVVSSLGKGLTSASIGMLLERRGLRVRMQKLDPYINVDPGTMSPYQHGEVYVLDDGSETDLDLGHYERFTNGPLTRDSNYTTGQIYLSVINKERRGEFLGKTVQVIPHITNEIKSCISKLATPDVDVVITEIGGTVGDIESQPFMEAIRQFALEVGKENCLYIHLTLVPYLKAAGELKTKPTQYSVGLLRQIGIQPDILICRTERTIEREDREKIALFCNVPIEAVIEEKDKDFSIYEVPLSLVENGLDKFIVKRLHLPAGNLVLDDWRNLLHVLRNPKHEISIAVVGKYAEHKDAYKSIYESIDHAGMSHHAQIRVGRIQSEDIEREGAAALLQGYDGILVPGGFGERGIEGKIEAIKFARERGIPFFGICLGMQCAVIEFARHVAKLDGAHSTEFSKDTHHPVICLLDDQKNIVDMGGTMRLGTHPAALTDGSHARECYGSEQVQERHRHRYEFNNAYRQQFAAHGLNVTGTSPDGKLVEIVEIPDHPWFLAVQFHPEFKSKPIQAHPLFAGFVNAAIQRRSQRAERMAEVSAS; encoded by the coding sequence ATGACCAAGCATATTTTTGTGACCGGCGGCGTGGTGAGTTCTTTGGGAAAAGGGCTGACCAGTGCATCGATCGGCATGCTGCTCGAACGTCGCGGCCTGCGCGTGCGGATGCAAAAGCTCGATCCCTATATCAACGTCGATCCCGGAACCATGAGCCCCTATCAGCACGGCGAAGTTTACGTGCTAGATGACGGCAGCGAGACCGATCTCGACCTGGGGCACTACGAGCGGTTCACCAACGGCCCGCTCACGCGCGATTCGAATTATACGACCGGCCAGATTTACCTCTCGGTGATCAACAAGGAACGACGCGGCGAGTTTCTGGGCAAGACCGTCCAGGTGATTCCGCACATTACCAACGAAATCAAGAGCTGCATTTCGAAGCTGGCTACGCCCGATGTCGACGTCGTGATTACCGAAATCGGTGGCACGGTCGGCGATATCGAAAGCCAGCCCTTCATGGAGGCGATTCGCCAGTTCGCCCTCGAAGTGGGCAAAGAGAACTGCCTCTACATTCACCTGACGCTGGTCCCCTACTTGAAGGCAGCTGGCGAACTGAAAACCAAGCCGACGCAATATTCGGTGGGTCTGCTGCGGCAGATTGGTATTCAGCCCGATATTCTCATTTGCCGCACTGAGCGGACGATTGAGCGGGAAGACCGCGAAAAGATCGCCCTGTTCTGCAATGTGCCGATCGAAGCGGTCATCGAAGAGAAGGACAAGGATTTTTCGATCTACGAAGTGCCGCTGAGCCTGGTCGAAAACGGTCTCGATAAGTTCATTGTTAAGCGGCTGCATCTGCCCGCGGGCAACCTGGTGCTCGACGACTGGCGCAACTTGTTGCACGTGCTGCGGAATCCCAAGCACGAAATCAGTATTGCTGTGGTGGGCAAATATGCCGAGCACAAGGACGCTTACAAGTCGATCTACGAATCGATCGATCACGCCGGGATGAGCCATCACGCGCAGATTCGCGTCGGTCGCATTCAAAGCGAAGACATCGAGCGCGAAGGAGCAGCTGCCCTGCTGCAAGGTTACGACGGCATTCTCGTTCCCGGTGGCTTCGGCGAGCGTGGCATTGAAGGGAAGATCGAAGCGATCAAGTTTGCTCGCGAGCGGGGCATTCCGTTCTTTGGCATCTGCCTCGGCATGCAATGCGCGGTGATTGAGTTCGCCCGGCACGTGGCCAAGCTCGACGGCGCTCACTCGACCGAGTTCAGCAAAGACACGCATCATCCGGTCATCTGCCTGCTCGACGACCAGAAGAATATCGTCGACATGGGTGGCACAATGCGGTTGGGCACTCATCCGGCCGCACTTACCGACGGCAGTCATGCCCGCGAGTGCTACGGCAGCGAGCAGGTGCAGGAACGCCATCGTCACCGGTACGAATTCAACAACGCCTACCGGCAGCAGTTCGCGGCGCACGGCCTGAATGTCACCGGCACCAGTCCCGACGGCAAACTGGTCGAAATCGTCGAGATTCCCGACCACCCATGGTTCCTGGCCGTGCAGTTCCATCCCGAGTTCAAATCGAAGCCGATTCAGGCTCATCCGCTCTTCGCGGGTTTTGTGAACGCCGCCATCCAGCGCCGTTCGCAACGGGCCGAACGAATGGCCGAAGTGAGTGCGTCGTAA